One genomic segment of candidate division WOR-3 bacterium includes these proteins:
- a CDS encoding MBL fold metallo-hydrolase, translating into MRIKIIEVGPLRTNCYIITQQGIGIIIDPGGEEDKIIKGVKDFKIKMILLTHNHFDHIDALVPVAKATGALIAIHPLDSINISFRELKDGERLSFENRDILVIHTPGHTPGSCCFYINGFLFSGDTIFAGGWGNTMFPGGNEEVLFDSIRNKIMNLPEETIIYPGHGENTILGKEKPLYF; encoded by the coding sequence ATGCGGATAAAAATAATAGAAGTTGGTCCATTAAGGACAAATTGTTATATAATAACACAGCAGGGGATAGGAATAATTATAGATCCTGGGGGAGAGGAAGATAAAATAATTAAAGGGGTGAAAGACTTTAAGATAAAAATGATACTCCTTACTCATAACCACTTTGACCATATAGATGCTTTAGTTCCTGTTGCTAAAGCCACAGGAGCTCTTATTGCAATTCATCCTTTAGATTCTATTAATATTTCATTTAGAGAACTCAAGGATGGAGAAAGGCTTTCTTTTGAGAATAGAGATATTTTAGTGATTCATACACCAGGGCACACTCCTGGTAGTTGTTGTTTCTATATTAATGGATTTCTTTTTTCGGGAGATACTATATTTGCTGGTGGTTGGGGTAATACAATGTTTCCGGGAGGGAATGAAGAGGTTCTTTTTGATAGCATTAGAAATAAAATAATGAACTTGCCAGAAGAGACAATTATTTATCCGGGGCATGGAGAAAATACAATTTTGGGAAAAGAGAAGCCTTTGTACTTTTAA
- a CDS encoding PIG-L deacetylase family protein — translation MRKLSRITLLVMAHPDDPEMSCGGSVAKWVKEGEVYYVIVSDGGKGSWNKDEKPYSVSNKREEEQERSAKYLGVKRVIFLQHPDGELENIPTLKIEIAALIRKIKPYRIVTNDPWARFFHPDHRIVGLAVISGIMIARDWHFYPFLREIGLNPFRPEKLLLTPTDTPNLIMDITETIEKKIKALRFHKSQIENHPKWENNIRKWAREIAKNSDFEYGEAFYEMDL, via the coding sequence ATGAGAAAATTATCAAGAATCACTCTATTGGTAATGGCGCATCCTGATGATCCTGAGATGAGTTGTGGAGGGAGTGTTGCGAAATGGGTAAAAGAGGGGGAGGTTTATTATGTTATTGTTTCTGATGGAGGAAAAGGGAGTTGGAATAAAGATGAGAAACCTTATTCTGTATCAAATAAAAGAGAGGAAGAACAAGAAAGATCAGCTAAATATCTTGGAGTTAAAAGAGTGATATTCTTACAACATCCAGATGGAGAATTGGAAAATATTCCTACCCTAAAAATTGAAATTGCTGCTCTTATAAGGAAAATAAAACCATATAGAATAGTGACAAACGATCCTTGGGCAAGATTTTTTCATCCTGATCATAGAATTGTAGGACTTGCAGTAATTAGTGGAATTATGATTGCAAGAGACTGGCATTTTTATCCTTTTTTAAGAGAAATAGGTTTAAATCCCTTTAGACCAGAAAAATTATTACTTACTCCAACAGATACACCTAATCTTATAATGGATATAACAGAAACGATAGAAAAGAAAATAAAAGCTCTTAGATTTCATAAAAGTCAGATAGAAAATCATCCTAAGTGGGAAAACAATATTAGAAAATGGGCAAGAGAGATTGCGAAGAATTCTGATTTTGAATATGGAGAGGCTTTTTATGAAATGGATCTTTAA
- a CDS encoding ribonuclease H-like domain-containing protein, with protein sequence MNIKNQRIDLTQIGKKWKEILDKREYEIIDKEEDFKFPYFAYGINFYEYKYAQRLKQMLVEKYKGKNLEEVIPGEEIETERGKCYLVKSIEKLNLNIINQNKIKENLLLNFKLIYGIREKNENLLKHKGYKTLEDLKNHPRFGESAKRLLKLINTNNIKGIIEAIKERFPSSHPLNFQISCFCEKENFIILDVETMGLFTRPIILYGVLHVKGNEALINQYLVREIKEEPAALLSFLTNLKENSAIVSFNGRTFDIPYIKERLAYYGIKKNFDNLHFDLLFFTRRAWKEKLPDYRLTTLEKKLLGLNRKVNVPSALVPEFYNTYLRNRNPGPLIPIIEHNRQDLLTLTKIFSKLHEEWKTL encoded by the coding sequence ATGAATATAAAAAACCAAAGAATAGATCTTACTCAAATAGGGAAAAAATGGAAAGAAATCTTAGATAAGAGAGAATATGAAATTATTGATAAGGAAGAAGATTTCAAATTTCCTTACTTTGCCTACGGGATAAACTTTTATGAGTATAAATATGCACAAAGATTAAAACAGATGTTGGTAGAAAAATATAAGGGGAAAAACCTGGAAGAAGTAATCCCAGGAGAAGAAATAGAAACAGAAAGGGGAAAATGTTACCTTGTTAAAAGTATAGAGAAATTGAACCTGAATATAATTAATCAAAATAAGATAAAAGAGAATTTACTCCTAAACTTCAAGTTAATCTATGGGATAAGAGAAAAAAACGAGAATCTATTAAAACATAAAGGTTATAAAACATTGGAAGATTTAAAAAACCATCCACGCTTTGGAGAAAGCGCAAAAAGACTTCTTAAGCTTATTAATACTAACAATATAAAGGGGATTATTGAGGCAATTAAGGAAAGATTCCCAAGCTCTCATCCTCTAAATTTCCAAATTTCTTGCTTTTGCGAAAAAGAGAATTTCATTATCTTAGATGTAGAAACAATGGGGCTTTTTACAAGGCCTATTATCCTTTACGGAGTTTTACATGTAAAAGGAAACGAAGCCTTAATAAATCAGTATCTTGTCCGCGAGATTAAAGAAGAACCTGCTGCTCTTTTAAGCTTCCTTACCAATTTAAAAGAGAACTCTGCTATAGTTTCATTTAATGGAAGAACCTTTGATATCCCTTATATAAAAGAGCGCCTTGCATATTATGGAATAAAAAAGAATTTTGATAATCTTCACTTTGACCTTCTTTTCTTTACAAGGAGAGCTTGGAAAGAAAAACTTCCGGATTATAGATTAACAACATTAGAAAAAAAACTCCTTGGCCTAAATAGAAAAGTAAATGTTCCAAGTGCTCTTGTTCCGGAATTTTATAACACATACTTAAGAAATAGAAATCCAGGTCCATTAATTCCAATAATTGAGCATAATAGGCAGGACCTTCTAACTCTTACCAAAATCTTCTCAAAATTACACGAAGAATGGAAAACTTTATAG
- a CDS encoding glycosyltransferase has translation MENKKMRICVISYHSSLLHPVGEGFTGGMDIYLSNLYRRLSKDLEVDIMCRGEGNRRKIENCNLIYINSIKPEDFSEKIIHFLSKKRYHLIHSHYWLSGIVAMKIKELFPFIPWVHTFHTIEALKGISKDSLRMDIEEEIIRKCDLIISSTLKEKNWIKKISPKAFVEVILPGVSFNDFPFKKDGSKNILFVGRLDPIKGVDILIESLRFLKGDFSLTIVGGPSKDESYFEYLKSIAQNYPVRFLGRIPHEKLYKIYWESCMLVLPSYYESFGLVVLEAMSSGRPVVGFSDTSISEILGKRGVLTERKPKSLGEAINFLLSNPSKRSELGVELKNRVLKFSWEETGRRYIEAYEKIIKNHSIGNGAS, from the coding sequence ATGGAAAATAAAAAGATGAGAATCTGCGTTATTTCATATCACTCGTCACTTCTTCATCCTGTGGGAGAGGGATTCACTGGGGGAATGGATATTTATCTTTCCAATTTATATAGAAGGTTAAGTAAGGATTTAGAGGTGGATATTATGTGTAGGGGAGAGGGAAATAGAAGGAAAATTGAAAATTGTAATTTAATATATATTAACTCTATAAAACCAGAGGATTTTTCAGAAAAAATCATTCATTTTTTGAGTAAGAAAAGATACCACCTCATTCACTCCCATTACTGGCTTTCTGGAATTGTTGCCATGAAAATAAAAGAGCTATTCCCTTTTATTCCCTGGGTTCATACTTTTCATACAATTGAAGCTTTAAAGGGAATTTCAAAGGATTCTTTAAGGATGGATATAGAAGAAGAAATAATTAGAAAATGTGATTTGATAATCTCCTCTACTTTAAAAGAAAAAAATTGGATAAAAAAGATTTCTCCAAAAGCCTTTGTGGAGGTAATTCTTCCCGGTGTATCTTTTAATGATTTTCCTTTTAAGAAAGACGGAAGTAAAAATATCCTCTTTGTGGGAAGATTAGATCCTATAAAAGGAGTTGACATTCTCATTGAATCCCTAAGGTTTTTAAAAGGGGATTTTTCCTTGACCATAGTTGGTGGCCCTTCGAAAGATGAATCTTATTTTGAATACTTAAAATCTATAGCGCAAAATTATCCCGTGAGATTTTTAGGAAGAATTCCTCACGAAAAGCTATATAAGATTTATTGGGAGTCTTGTATGTTGGTTCTCCCTTCTTATTATGAGTCTTTTGGTCTTGTAGTTTTAGAGGCAATGAGCTCTGGAAGACCTGTTGTTGGTTTCTCTGATACATCTATTTCTGAAATTTTAGGAAAAAGAGGAGTTCTTACAGAAAGGAAACCCAAAAGCTTAGGAGAGGCTATTAATTTTCTTCTTTCTAATCCCTCTAAGAGAAGTGAACTTGGTGTAGAGTTAAAAAATAGGGTTTTGAAATTTAGTTGGGAGGAAACTGGAAGGAGGTATATTGAAGCCTATGAGAAAATTATCAAGAATCACTCTATTGGTAATGGCGCATCCTGA
- a CDS encoding GNAT family N-acetyltransferase, translating to MLRRNKNLRIEWKPIPEIEEEWNGIFKLTEEKAPFLSFGWFYSLSKYLLKKDFNVMVLYDESEIVGIIPGEIKNRKLSLIGDERVTDLNGILFNPKYSEDVINTLSSFIKEKELRFELYPILPESPLMKIFPNESKKELVNIIPILKLPRSWEEYLENLPSKERHEVRRKLRKVEGLKIRSLKGEEIKELFIMMESFPQKREFLTKNMKKFFLNLALYLEGEKLLRLKASFYKREILAILFCFQSENTIYAFNSAYNTKFYKLSPGFVSFAMDIKEAIEEGFTYYNFLRGEERFKFDLGARKTYTWKIKR from the coding sequence ATGTTAAGAAGGAATAAGAATCTAAGGATAGAGTGGAAGCCTATCCCAGAGATTGAGGAAGAATGGAATGGAATTTTTAAACTCACAGAAGAAAAAGCTCCTTTTCTTTCTTTTGGATGGTTTTATTCTTTAAGTAAATATTTATTGAAGAAAGATTTTAATGTTATGGTTTTATATGATGAATCTGAAATCGTTGGAATTATTCCAGGAGAAATAAAAAATAGAAAACTTTCATTAATTGGAGACGAGAGAGTGACGGATTTAAATGGAATCTTATTTAATCCTAAATATTCAGAAGATGTAATTAATACTTTGTCTTCCTTTATAAAAGAGAAAGAATTAAGATTTGAACTATATCCAATTCTTCCTGAATCTCCTCTTATGAAGATTTTTCCAAATGAGTCTAAAAAAGAATTAGTTAATATAATTCCAATTTTGAAGCTTCCAAGAAGTTGGGAAGAGTATTTAGAGAATTTACCTTCAAAAGAGAGACATGAGGTAAGAAGAAAATTAAGGAAAGTAGAAGGGTTAAAGATAAGGAGCCTTAAGGGAGAGGAAATAAAAGAGTTATTTATAATGATGGAGTCTTTCCCTCAAAAAAGAGAGTTTCTAACTAAAAATATGAAAAAATTTTTTTTAAATCTTGCTTTATACTTGGAAGGGGAAAAACTCTTAAGATTAAAGGCTTCTTTTTATAAAAGAGAGATTTTAGCGATCTTATTTTGTTTCCAGAGTGAAAATACAATTTATGCTTTTAATTCTGCATATAACACTAAATTTTATAAACTTTCTCCAGGTTTTGTTTCTTTTGCAATGGATATAAAAGAAGCTATTGAAGAAGGATTTACTTATTATAATTTTCTTAGAGGAGAGGAGAGATTTAAATTTGACCTTGGTGCAAGGAAAACATACACATGGAAAATAAAAAGATGA